The Pseudanabaena galeata CCNP1313 genome includes a region encoding these proteins:
- a CDS encoding AAA family ATPase, producing MLIQFTIENFLSFRDEATFSMVAVNSDSQHSDHLAQHEAGEGRSVLPIAAIYGANAAGKSNLIKAMGFVKNLVIKGTRTNQSISVPTFKLGDYDKQTSKFEFIFTHQGSQYSYGFRLNKEQIVEEWLHGIPKGKKKEVMYFERVTSTSSKKETSFEFGTIIKGRSPIKGKDSNRHLNLKFIATGTRPNQLFLTEAIDRRIEILMPVFNWFKNVLMVVPAESNFKNLEVGVAVDDSFTDFLSKFLVFAGTGIEAISTDMVELDFDNHFPTMPKGFRDSILEELEENSVTTVGNSQGGRFLLFKDKNGQVNLTQLKTSHRHENGDLIDFSMDEESEGTQRLINLIPSLYILGKDAEKVVFIDELDRRLHPLLSRCFVESAINCRSKGNQLIFTTHDTNLLDLDLLRRDEIWFVEKNKNGISDCYSLAEFKIRPDLKIEKGYLNARFGAIPFFGNPKDLGWSECEDSLPEKVN from the coding sequence ATGCTAATTCAATTCACCATAGAAAACTTTTTGTCCTTCAGAGATGAAGCGACTTTTAGCATGGTGGCAGTTAATAGCGATAGTCAGCATAGCGATCATCTTGCTCAGCATGAAGCAGGAGAAGGTCGTTCTGTATTGCCAATTGCAGCTATTTATGGAGCTAATGCCGCAGGTAAATCAAATCTCATTAAAGCTATGGGTTTTGTGAAAAATTTAGTTATCAAAGGCACTCGAACAAATCAATCTATTTCCGTACCTACGTTTAAGTTGGGTGATTATGATAAACAAACCAGTAAATTCGAGTTTATCTTTACTCATCAAGGTTCTCAGTACTCTTACGGATTTAGACTAAATAAAGAACAAATCGTTGAAGAATGGCTGCATGGTATTCCTAAAGGCAAAAAAAAGGAAGTAATGTATTTTGAAAGAGTTACTTCTACTTCTTCCAAAAAAGAAACAAGCTTTGAATTTGGCACAATAATTAAGGGAAGAAGTCCGATTAAAGGGAAAGATTCAAACCGACATCTTAATTTAAAATTTATCGCTACAGGGACAAGACCAAACCAACTTTTTTTAACAGAAGCAATTGATCGCAGGATTGAGATTTTGATGCCAGTTTTTAACTGGTTTAAAAACGTACTCATGGTTGTACCTGCTGAATCAAATTTCAAAAATTTAGAGGTTGGGGTGGCTGTAGATGATTCCTTTACAGATTTTCTGAGCAAATTCCTTGTTTTTGCTGGAACAGGTATTGAAGCAATATCAACTGATATGGTTGAACTAGATTTCGACAATCATTTTCCCACTATGCCCAAAGGTTTTAGGGATAGTATTCTTGAGGAACTAGAAGAAAATTCTGTCACGACAGTTGGGAACTCTCAAGGTGGGCGTTTTCTGTTGTTTAAAGACAAAAATGGTCAGGTTAATTTAACTCAACTAAAAACTAGTCATCGTCACGAGAATGGCGATTTGATTGATTTTTCTATGGATGAAGAATCAGAAGGTACACAGCGTCTTATTAATTTGATTCCCTCTCTGTATATTTTAGGAAAAGACGCAGAAAAAGTTGTATTTATTGATGAGTTAGATAGACGATTACATCCACTTTTGTCGAGATGTTTTGTAGAGTCCGCAATAAATTGTAGATCTAAGGGAAATCAACTTATCTTTACAACTCATGATACTAATTTGCTAGATCTAGATTTATTGAGGCGTGATGAGATATGGTTTGTTGAAAAAAATAAAAATGGTATATCTGATTGCTACTCGTTAGCTGAATTTAAGATCAGACCTGATCTTAAGATTGAAAAAGGTTACTTAAATGCTCGTTTTGGAGCGATTCCTTTCTTTGGAAATCCAAAGGATTTAGGATGGTCTGAGTGTGAAGATTCTCTGCCTGAAAAAGTAAATTGA
- a CDS encoding M16 family metallopeptidase, protein MPAIVIPRRLDVAALDQADLDQASVSTAPTQHILPNGVKIIAEQIPVDAVNLSIWVDVGSAVESDDINGMAHFLEHMVFKGSDRLGLGEFEQAIESHGGNTNAATSQDYTHFYINVAPKDFAKLAPLQLDIVLKSSIPDEEFQRERHVVLEEIRRSEDNPDRRIYRHISELVYEQLPYRRAVLGPVDVIENVTSEQMRSFHRQWYAPQNMTIAVVGNLPVSEMIGVIADYFETRKEGDAIAVKPKHKDFTSEKPFTEVVRREVTDSSLKQARLSMSWRVAGLRDLAETYPLSILANILGSGRTSRMVQDLRENRRIVDRISVSNSAMRWQGTFQVFAKLNVEDVAIVEEAIREHILKLHETPVTDEELAKIRTQVSNRFIFGNESPKERAGIYGYYDRIVGSLEPALNYPDLMKSITKEDIQAAVRKYLNPDAYGILIVKP, encoded by the coding sequence ATGCCAGCGATCGTCATTCCACGTCGGTTAGATGTAGCTGCTCTTGATCAAGCTGATCTTGATCAGGCTTCAGTCTCCACTGCTCCCACTCAGCATATCCTGCCCAATGGGGTAAAGATTATTGCCGAACAGATTCCTGTTGATGCGGTCAATCTCAGTATTTGGGTTGACGTTGGCTCTGCGGTCGAGAGTGATGACATCAACGGTATGGCACATTTCCTAGAGCATATGGTGTTCAAGGGCAGCGATCGCCTTGGCTTAGGGGAATTTGAACAGGCGATCGAGTCTCATGGTGGTAATACTAATGCGGCTACTAGTCAGGACTACACGCATTTTTATATCAATGTTGCGCCTAAGGATTTTGCGAAACTTGCACCTCTACAACTGGATATAGTTCTAAAATCTAGCATTCCTGACGAAGAATTTCAGCGCGAAAGGCATGTGGTACTAGAAGAAATTCGGCGCAGTGAAGATAATCCCGATCGCCGTATTTATCGTCATATTTCGGAATTAGTGTATGAGCAGTTACCCTATCGTCGTGCTGTTCTGGGCCCCGTAGATGTAATTGAAAACGTCACCTCAGAGCAAATGCGATCGTTTCATCGCCAATGGTATGCACCTCAAAATATGACGATCGCCGTTGTTGGCAATTTACCCGTCAGCGAGATGATTGGTGTGATTGCGGATTATTTTGAGACACGAAAAGAAGGAGATGCGATCGCTGTCAAGCCAAAGCACAAAGACTTTACATCCGAAAAGCCATTTACGGAAGTTGTGCGGCGCGAAGTCACTGATTCAAGTCTGAAGCAAGCCAGACTGAGCATGTCATGGCGCGTCGCTGGTTTAAGAGATTTAGCGGAAACCTATCCCTTAAGTATTTTGGCAAACATTCTCGGTAGTGGACGCACTTCGCGGATGGTGCAGGACTTGCGCGAAAATCGACGCATTGTTGATCGCATTTCTGTGAGCAATTCAGCGATGCGTTGGCAAGGAACTTTTCAAGTATTTGCGAAGTTGAATGTGGAAGATGTAGCGATCGTTGAAGAGGCAATTCGCGAACATATCCTCAAATTGCATGAAACTCCCGTCACCGATGAGGAGCTTGCCAAAATCCGCACTCAAGTCAGCAATCGTTTCATCTTTGGCAATGAATCACCCAAGGAACGCGCTGGTATTTATGGCTATTACGATCGCATTGTCGGTTCGCTAGAGCCAGCTTTAAACTATCCCGATCTCATGAAATCCATCACCAAAGAGGATATCCAAGCCGCCGTTCGTAAATATCTCAATCCTGATGCCTACGGTATTTTGATTGTCAAACCTTAA
- a CDS encoding pyridoxal phosphate-dependent decarboxylase family protein: MPDSRKNLFLDSHFLNPDRSNLEDIRKLGYAFIDLIVDSVLDTQNQPFVKDESAFDILIPEHGQDLQELLAEVRSQILPRTVNFQNPCYMGHMDSVPSAITIWADALVSAINNNMLSYELAPVFTEMEAQLMQWFGNLFGMGNDCFGTLTAGGSLANISGLLLARNWKKPQSKVLDDSSNLVAFVSDAAHTSFEKAMNVIGVGKENLVRVPTNYRGEIILEELEVAIQKTIREGKQPFFVAAIAGTTVTGAIDPIQSVGEIAKRYDCWFHIDAAYGGAGIFTPKLKPLFRGCELADSMTFNPQKWLWVARTCAMLIVKDKQHLVDGFDGELPYMDAHTLNFGNLNLQGTRRTDSLKLWMALKAMGISGCRYLVERSLDLSDSLRQWIDDSPELELVCEPTLNIICLKSNDPHLSSAALRQQWIDAGKLWLSLPLWKGDRILKAVVLHPYAGQ; encoded by the coding sequence ATGCCCGATTCCCGAAAAAATCTCTTCCTTGATTCTCACTTCCTTAATCCCGATCGCTCTAATCTTGAAGACATCCGCAAGTTGGGATACGCCTTTATCGATTTGATCGTGGATTCAGTTTTGGATACTCAAAATCAGCCCTTTGTCAAAGATGAGTCTGCTTTTGATATTCTCATTCCTGAACATGGACAAGATTTGCAAGAATTATTGGCAGAAGTGCGCTCGCAGATTTTGCCACGTACTGTTAACTTCCAGAATCCTTGCTATATGGGACATATGGATAGCGTGCCTAGTGCGATCACGATCTGGGCAGATGCGCTAGTTTCGGCAATTAACAACAACATGCTGAGCTATGAACTTGCGCCTGTATTTACGGAAATGGAAGCACAATTGATGCAATGGTTTGGCAATCTCTTTGGCATGGGAAATGATTGTTTTGGAACACTCACTGCTGGCGGTAGCCTTGCTAATATTTCAGGGCTATTATTAGCGAGAAACTGGAAAAAGCCTCAGAGCAAGGTTTTGGATGATTCCAGTAATTTAGTGGCTTTTGTGTCCGATGCTGCCCATACTTCCTTTGAGAAGGCGATGAATGTGATTGGTGTTGGCAAAGAGAACTTAGTGCGCGTTCCCACAAATTATCGTGGCGAAATTATTTTAGAAGAATTGGAAGTTGCTATTCAAAAAACAATTAGAGAAGGGAAACAACCTTTTTTTGTAGCGGCGATCGCAGGCACTACGGTAACAGGAGCCATTGATCCGATTCAATCAGTGGGAGAAATTGCTAAGCGTTATGACTGTTGGTTTCATATCGATGCCGCCTATGGTGGAGCAGGTATTTTTACACCCAAGCTAAAACCTTTATTCCGAGGCTGTGAACTTGCCGATTCTATGACATTCAATCCCCAAAAGTGGCTCTGGGTAGCGCGAACCTGTGCGATGCTAATTGTTAAAGATAAGCAGCATCTCGTGGATGGCTTTGATGGAGAACTTCCCTATATGGATGCTCACACACTCAACTTCGGGAATCTTAATTTGCAGGGAACCAGACGTACCGATAGCCTCAAGTTATGGATGGCTTTGAAGGCGATGGGAATTTCGGGTTGTCGTTATCTAGTCGAGCGATCGCTTGATCTATCTGATAGTCTGCGCCAATGGATTGATGATTCACCCGAATTAGAACTAGTCTGCGAACCAACTTTAAATATTATTTGCCTCAAATCCAACGATCCGCATCTCAGTAGTGCCGCCCTGCGCCAACAATGGATCGATGCAGGTAAATTATGGCTGTCTTTGCCTCTGTGGAAAGGCGATCGTATTCTTAAAGCCGTAGTTTTACACCCTTACGCAGGGCAATAA
- a CDS encoding type III secretion system chaperone family protein, with product MSSNLDFTNQKRVLTHFQQAIKELGYDTKMFEQSDDPSLLKAPLLLVGLPRDSQGRDRTLNFTFVIQDDQDDFDYLSLIQCYTPLFFEVLSEHNGLANLLLAVNNHVPIGHFGINEKLNLFYRYVMTSEKWALLEPETLQQMIVLFVHILDTFTPLINSFITAEKTLEEILQTL from the coding sequence ATGTCTTCTAATCTTGATTTTACGAACCAAAAGCGCGTTTTGACTCACTTTCAACAAGCTATTAAAGAATTAGGATATGACACCAAGATGTTTGAGCAATCAGATGATCCATCATTATTGAAAGCTCCGTTGTTATTAGTGGGTTTACCGCGAGATTCTCAAGGACGCGATCGCACGCTTAACTTTACTTTCGTAATTCAAGATGATCAAGATGATTTCGATTATCTGAGTTTGATTCAGTGTTATACTCCATTATTTTTTGAAGTATTGTCTGAACATAATGGATTAGCAAATCTCCTTCTTGCGGTTAACAATCATGTTCCTATTGGTCACTTTGGAATAAACGAGAAGTTAAATCTTTTCTATCGATATGTGATGACTTCAGAGAAATGGGCTTTGTTAGAGCCTGAAACTTTACAACAGATGATCGTTTTGTTTGTACATATCCTAGATACATTTACTCCACTCATCAATTCTTTTATTACAGCAGAAAAGACGTTAGAAGAGATTTTGCAAACTTTATAG
- a CDS encoding shikimate dehydrogenase, which yields MSGSILGTTKILGVMGFPVSHSLSPVMHNAAIAAMGLDYVYVPFPIPVEDLSAAIAGLKAIQSVQGFNLTIPHKVEVIPLLDEVLPIAKAVGAVNTVKRVGDRWIGTNTDVAGFLSPLKQLNCDWGNSPAVILGSGGAAKAVVAACLELGCPVIHVVGRDPRKMKKFHGAMTSQLHDYNLRVHPWTSIPHLLEIAGIIINATPIGMASDPNTPISEAEMNLLPDQAIAYDLIYTPRPTKFLQIAAARGLKAIDGLEMLINQGAIGLEFWLDQPVPIEIMRQALITHLG from the coding sequence ATGAGCGGAAGCATCTTAGGAACAACCAAAATTTTAGGGGTGATGGGTTTTCCCGTCAGTCATAGTCTTTCGCCTGTGATGCACAATGCCGCGATCGCCGCAATGGGTCTGGACTATGTATATGTGCCTTTTCCAATCCCTGTGGAGGATTTATCTGCGGCGATCGCAGGGCTAAAAGCAATTCAATCAGTGCAAGGCTTTAACCTGACCATTCCCCATAAAGTTGAGGTGATTCCCTTACTTGATGAAGTCTTGCCGATCGCCAAAGCTGTTGGTGCTGTCAATACGGTAAAGCGAGTTGGCGATCGCTGGATTGGCACAAATACGGATGTAGCAGGTTTTTTAAGCCCACTCAAGCAACTTAATTGTGACTGGGGAAATAGTCCTGCGGTGATCCTTGGCAGTGGTGGGGCAGCTAAGGCGGTAGTGGCGGCTTGCTTGGAGTTGGGCTGTCCTGTTATTCATGTGGTGGGACGCGATCCTAGAAAGATGAAAAAATTTCATGGGGCAATGACTAGCCAACTCCACGATTACAATCTGCGGGTACATCCTTGGACTTCAATACCGCATTTGCTAGAAATTGCGGGAATTATCATCAATGCTACGCCGATCGGGATGGCAAGTGATCCTAATACACCCATCTCTGAGGCGGAGATGAATTTACTACCTGATCAGGCGATCGCCTATGATCTGATTTATACACCACGCCCCACAAAGTTTTTGCAAATTGCGGCTGCTAGGGGACTCAAGGCGATCGATGGGTTGGAGATGCTGATCAATCAAGGGGCGATCGGGTTGGAGTTTTGGTTAGATCAACCTGTCCCTATTGAGATCATGCGCCAAGCGTTAATTACACATCTTGGTTAA
- a CDS encoding NAD(P)/FAD-dependent oxidoreductase — translation MQQLLYIEIPTPQVAAVKTWLQNEYQCPFGKKSVAKHGFILDRQNRSGAIAQLSVFIWTLQRTTYLKIFRWSDEVMDGEKDFLEHLTKAARQAFPYEFKQPPAIAPNQSIFEALAEEYPLTVKFFQRIPNGEYDLNRVYWWEKRWRESVKNPATSKQVIFEDSQTNSVKPDVIYDIVYLGGALGAIHAAMMAKLGYRVCLVERIPFGRMNREWNISRAEFQNLIDFGLFTKEEFEAMITAEYVDGFNKFFDSNNPPHLKAKVLHTPTVLNIAIDTNRLLEICSKKLHQYGAVICDRTEFQKVVINDNGATIFAKNLETDAEVILNSRLVIDAMGSASAIAQQLNAGQAFDSVCPTVGAVLEGIDKHVWDSQYGDVLFSHGDISRGRQLIWELFPAEKDELTIYLFHYHQVHPENAGSLLEMYEDFFTILPEYRRCDMEKLTWKKATFGYITGHYSLNEDSKKCAFDRILAIGDAASLQSPLVFTGFGSLVRNLPRLATLLDTALKHDLLRADDLSQINAYQSNIAVTWLFSKGMMVPTGMHLPPERVNSMLNTFFGLLADEPQPVSDRFIKDRLNWLMFNRLALIAAFKNPKLILWILEMAGTKDLLKWLSSYGAFTRSSLANALLGGWLPQLMRSCQTWLEPANPRLWLRLLSWSYALNYSVGKFID, via the coding sequence ATGCAGCAGTTACTTTACATTGAAATCCCTACACCTCAAGTTGCAGCCGTGAAAACATGGCTCCAGAATGAGTACCAATGTCCCTTTGGGAAAAAATCCGTTGCTAAGCATGGCTTTATCCTCGATCGCCAAAATCGCTCAGGAGCGATCGCGCAATTATCAGTATTTATCTGGACATTACAGCGCACGACTTACCTCAAAATATTTCGCTGGTCAGATGAGGTCATGGATGGTGAAAAGGATTTTCTTGAGCATTTGACAAAGGCGGCGCGTCAAGCCTTTCCCTATGAATTTAAACAGCCACCTGCGATCGCCCCAAATCAATCAATTTTTGAAGCCCTAGCTGAGGAATATCCGCTTACGGTCAAATTCTTTCAACGCATTCCCAATGGCGAATATGATCTTAATCGGGTCTATTGGTGGGAAAAACGTTGGCGGGAAAGTGTCAAAAATCCCGCAACTTCCAAGCAGGTGATTTTTGAAGATTCACAAACTAACTCTGTAAAGCCCGACGTAATCTATGACATTGTGTATCTGGGTGGAGCATTGGGCGCTATCCATGCGGCGATGATGGCGAAGTTAGGTTATCGTGTGTGCTTAGTGGAGCGCATTCCCTTTGGACGCATGAATCGAGAATGGAATATTTCCCGTGCAGAATTCCAGAATCTGATTGATTTTGGACTCTTCACTAAAGAAGAATTTGAAGCGATGATTACGGCGGAATATGTGGATGGCTTTAACAAGTTTTTTGATAGCAATAATCCACCGCATCTTAAGGCTAAGGTATTGCATACGCCTACGGTTTTAAATATTGCGATCGATACTAATCGTTTGTTAGAAATTTGTAGCAAAAAATTACATCAATATGGTGCAGTAATTTGCGATCGCACCGAATTTCAGAAAGTAGTAATTAACGATAATGGCGCAACCATCTTTGCAAAGAATTTGGAAACGGATGCAGAGGTAATTCTAAATTCGCGCTTAGTGATTGATGCGATGGGATCGGCTTCAGCGATCGCACAGCAACTAAATGCTGGTCAAGCCTTTGATAGTGTCTGTCCGACTGTGGGTGCAGTTTTAGAAGGAATTGATAAGCATGTGTGGGATTCCCAATATGGCGATGTGTTGTTCAGTCATGGCGATATCTCACGGGGACGACAGTTGATTTGGGAACTCTTTCCTGCGGAAAAGGATGAGCTGACAATTTATCTATTCCATTATCATCAAGTGCATCCAGAGAACGCAGGATCGTTGCTGGAAATGTATGAGGACTTTTTCACGATTTTGCCAGAGTATCGCCGTTGTGATATGGAAAAACTGACTTGGAAGAAAGCAACTTTTGGCTATATCACTGGACATTACAGCCTCAATGAAGATTCTAAAAAATGTGCCTTTGATCGAATTTTAGCGATCGGTGATGCTGCCTCTCTGCAATCCCCCTTAGTCTTTACGGGCTTTGGTTCCCTCGTTCGCAACTTGCCACGTTTAGCGACTTTATTGGATACAGCCCTAAAACACGATTTGCTTAGAGCCGATGATCTTAGCCAGATTAATGCCTATCAAAGTAATATCGCAGTCACTTGGCTGTTTTCTAAGGGAATGATGGTTCCGACGGGGATGCATTTACCGCCAGAGCGTGTGAACTCGATGCTAAATACTTTCTTTGGACTGCTTGCTGATGAGCCGCAACCCGTAAGCGATCGCTTTATCAAAGATCGCCTTAATTGGTTGATGTTTAACCGTCTTGCCTTGATTGCGGCGTTTAAAAATCCCAAGTTAATTCTTTGGATTCTAGAGATGGCTGGGACAAAGGATCTCTTGAAGTGGCTTTCGAGTTATGGGGCTTTTACCCGTAGTTCTTTGGCTAACGCCTTACTGGGTGGATGGTTGCCGCAACTCATGCGTAGTTGTCAAACTTGGCTCGAACCAGCAAATCCTCGTTTGTGGTTGCGTTTACTGAGTTGGAGTTATGCGCTGAATTACTCCGTTGGTAAATTCATAGATTAG
- a CDS encoding RloB family protein, which produces MRKINRTKLLDREHDRRSAKLFVIATEGRNTEKQYFEMFGNRKVKVEVLATGEKNDSAPEYVLERLDKFKDLYGFSEDDELWLVLDVDRWVKKDQLIAVCPQARQKGYKLAISNPCFEIWLCLHFRDLHPEDKTCKHFEARLKADLGVYNKSNLDISAYKPNVKNAIARSRSLDLRLNEYWTSQLGTRVYKLVESILQNLND; this is translated from the coding sequence ATGAGAAAGATAAATCGCACTAAGCTTTTAGACCGTGAGCATGATCGTAGAAGTGCAAAATTATTTGTGATAGCAACCGAGGGGAGAAATACCGAAAAACAGTATTTTGAAATGTTCGGTAATCGCAAGGTGAAGGTGGAAGTATTAGCTACTGGAGAAAAGAATGATTCTGCACCTGAATATGTACTAGAGCGTCTGGATAAATTCAAGGACTTATACGGCTTTAGTGAAGATGATGAGTTATGGCTGGTGCTTGATGTAGATCGCTGGGTAAAAAAGGATCAATTAATTGCTGTCTGCCCTCAAGCTAGGCAAAAAGGATACAAATTAGCTATTAGTAATCCATGTTTTGAAATCTGGCTATGCTTACACTTTAGAGATTTACACCCTGAAGATAAGACTTGTAAGCATTTTGAAGCAAGACTTAAAGCAGATTTAGGGGTCTACAATAAGAGCAATTTAGATATTTCTGCGTACAAACCCAATGTCAAAAATGCAATTGCGCGATCGCGAAGTCTTGACTTAAGACTAAATGAATACTGGACTTCGCAATTAGGTACTCGTGTTTATAAATTGGTTGAGAGTATTTTGCAAAACCTCAATGATTAG
- a CDS encoding dipeptide ABC transporter ATP-binding protein, giving the protein MLLEVENLTIRYGDAEPAVDRVTFHLQAGEALGLIGESGCGKSTIGRSLIKLLPQYASTEGTICVDGEAIAEKKDGTWRGEKVGLIFQDPMTRLDPLMSIEAHGLEVLASHYPKLSAQSAKQRLNDALKAVRIDPSRARQYPHEFSGGMRQRVAIALSLLLNPVLLIADEPTTSLDVTVATDILKELTELRKSRSMGLLLVTHDLGMVAEYCDRIAVMYNGVIVETGSVEEIFRSPQHPYTQSLLASVLHFHPEVLSSSLDIQEVPEVQDQDIPEAIPENISENVLEERLDQEEVKVIEKIQTPLKSSPRVILYVNHLKKHYVTGGNLLTRLVDPSIGLVKAVDSIDLEILSGETFGIIGESGSGKSTTGRAILQLIKPDRGLVRFNSVELTKLKGEQLRQMRSQMQMIFQDPRACFSPYMSVFRSVADPLLIHKLAPDLESARERVYAILEKVGLNSQLAERYPSDLSGGQLQRVAIARALITNPKLVICDEPVSMLDASIQSQVLQLMRDLKEEFKLTYIFITHDLAVAQFFCDRIAVMRSGKIVEQGSTAAVLTNPQHEYTKALIASIPRIPYINS; this is encoded by the coding sequence ATGCTGCTTGAAGTCGAAAACCTGACTATTCGTTATGGCGATGCAGAACCTGCGGTCGATCGCGTTACTTTCCACTTACAAGCAGGTGAAGCACTAGGGTTAATCGGCGAAAGTGGCTGTGGTAAATCGACGATAGGGCGATCGCTAATTAAGCTATTACCCCAATATGCCAGCACTGAAGGGACGATCTGTGTCGATGGCGAAGCGATCGCTGAGAAAAAAGATGGCACATGGCGCGGCGAAAAAGTTGGCTTAATATTTCAAGATCCGATGACAAGGCTCGATCCATTGATGAGCATAGAGGCGCATGGTTTAGAGGTGTTAGCGTCCCATTATCCTAAGTTGTCAGCCCAGTCCGCAAAACAACGCCTCAATGATGCGCTCAAAGCCGTTCGTATCGATCCATCAAGGGCTAGGCAATATCCCCATGAATTTAGCGGTGGGATGCGTCAGAGAGTGGCGATCGCTCTGTCGTTACTGTTAAATCCTGTTTTATTAATTGCCGACGAACCAACCACCAGTCTGGATGTCACCGTTGCCACCGATATTCTCAAAGAACTAACAGAACTTCGCAAAAGCCGTTCTATGGGGTTACTATTGGTCACCCACGATCTCGGTATGGTTGCCGAATATTGCGATCGCATTGCCGTGATGTATAACGGGGTAATTGTGGAGACAGGCTCGGTTGAAGAAATTTTTCGATCCCCCCAACATCCCTATACCCAAAGCTTACTGGCTTCGGTTCTGCATTTCCATCCTGAAGTATTATCTTCTAGTTTAGATATTCAGGAAGTTCCTGAAGTCCAAGATCAAGATATTCCTGAAGCTATTCCAGAAAACATTTCAGAAAATGTTCTAGAAGAGAGGCTAGATCAGGAAGAGGTTAAAGTAATTGAAAAAATTCAGACCCCTCTCAAATCGTCACCCAGAGTAATTCTCTATGTCAACCACCTGAAAAAGCATTATGTGACAGGCGGAAATTTACTAACAAGATTAGTTGATCCTTCGATTGGTTTGGTTAAAGCCGTGGATAGTATCGATTTGGAAATACTCTCAGGGGAAACCTTTGGCATTATTGGCGAAAGTGGCTCTGGCAAAAGTACAACGGGAAGAGCAATTTTGCAATTGATCAAGCCCGATCGCGGGTTAGTACGGTTTAATAGTGTCGAACTAACCAAACTTAAAGGTGAGCAATTGCGCCAAATGCGATCGCAGATGCAAATGATTTTTCAAGATCCGCGTGCTTGCTTCAGTCCTTATATGAGCGTATTTCGTAGCGTTGCCGATCCATTGCTAATTCATAAACTTGCCCCCGATCTTGAATCAGCCCGCGAAAGAGTCTATGCCATTCTCGAAAAAGTAGGACTGAATTCCCAACTAGCCGAACGCTATCCTTCGGATTTATCGGGTGGTCAATTGCAGAGAGTCGCGATCGCCCGTGCGTTGATTACTAACCCTAAATTAGTGATCTGTGATGAGCCTGTGAGTATGCTTGATGCCTCAATTCAGAGCCAAGTTTTGCAGTTAATGCGCGATCTCAAGGAAGAATTTAAGCTTACCTATATTTTCATTACCCATGATCTCGCTGTGGCTCAATTTTTCTGTGATCGCATTGCCGTGATGCGTAGCGGTAAGATTGTAGAGCAGGGCAGTACCGCAGCAGTGTTGACCAATCCTCAACACGAATATACCAAGGCTTTGATTGCTTCAATTCCACGTATTCCTTACATCAATAGCTAA